From one Microbacterium aurum genomic stretch:
- a CDS encoding NAD(P)-dependent alcohol dehydrogenase produces the protein MRALVYDRYGGVERLSLTEMPRPQPGPGDVLVEVVATSLNLSDWEGLRGSPAYARIGGLFRPGRPVLGSDIAGRVVAVGPGVERWSPGDEVFGDNLMRKGGLAEYAVVPESALARKPAALSFEVASTIPQSGAIAEQAVALAAPGTRMLLNGAGGGSGSFALQLAAAAGIRLTAVDNAAKLDLMRSLGAERVLDYRVDDFTRHGPYDLIVDLVARRSVFAYRRALAPGGRCLIVGGTVRTLLRMLTVGALAGALTGRRLGVMAVRQGPEHFLPLAERVARGEVRAVIDWVCPLAQAPQAFAALGAGQAQGKIVIRVAD, from the coding sequence ATGCGCGCTCTCGTCTACGACCGGTACGGCGGCGTCGAGCGCCTCTCGCTCACCGAGATGCCGCGCCCGCAGCCCGGCCCGGGCGACGTGCTCGTCGAGGTCGTCGCGACCTCGCTCAACCTCAGCGACTGGGAGGGGCTGCGGGGGTCCCCGGCGTACGCGCGGATCGGCGGGCTGTTCCGCCCGGGCCGGCCGGTGCTCGGCTCGGACATCGCCGGTCGGGTCGTCGCGGTCGGCCCGGGGGTGGAGCGCTGGAGCCCGGGCGACGAGGTCTTCGGCGACAACCTGATGCGCAAGGGCGGGCTCGCCGAGTATGCGGTGGTGCCCGAGTCGGCGCTCGCGCGCAAGCCCGCGGCGCTGAGCTTCGAGGTGGCCTCGACGATCCCGCAGTCGGGCGCGATCGCCGAGCAGGCGGTCGCCTTGGCCGCACCCGGGACGCGGATGCTGCTGAACGGCGCGGGCGGCGGGTCGGGATCGTTCGCCCTCCAGCTCGCTGCGGCCGCCGGCATCCGTCTCACCGCCGTCGACAACGCCGCCAAGCTCGACCTCATGCGCTCCCTCGGCGCCGAAAGGGTGCTCGACTACCGCGTCGACGACTTCACGCGGCACGGGCCGTACGACCTCATCGTCGATCTCGTCGCGCGCCGCTCGGTGTTCGCGTACCGGCGGGCGCTCGCGCCGGGCGGTCGGTGCCTCATCGTCGGGGGCACCGTGCGGACGCTCCTGCGGATGCTGACCGTCGGTGCGCTCGCGGGCGCGCTCACCGGCCGCAGGCTGGGGGTCATGGCGGTGCGGCAGGGGCCTGAGCACTTCCTGCCGCTCGCCGAGCGGGTCGCCCGGGGAGAGGTGCGCGCCGTGATCGACTGGGTCTGCCCCCTCGCGCAGGCGCCGCAGGCCTTCGCCGCGCTCGGCGCCGGCCAGGCGCAGGGCAAGATCGTGATCCGGGTGGCGGACTGA
- a CDS encoding IclR family transcriptional regulator: MGDDAVARDSGIRSADRVLRILDEIAAAPHGLTAADVAHRLDLSTATAYRLLGTLVARDYLARSADARYVLGRAVDGLGRAVRSQLVATPEVRTLLSQLRDTARASAYLTVFRGDDIAVAHAADSPAFPRIGQLHVGFAEAAHATAFGKLMLAARDDDGVRRYLERSGAAALTRHSITDERMLLAQLDEVRALQIAIEVDEYMPHLACIAAPVRARSGRTVGAVSVSTSSDDFRSRAHDLERTVRRAAWHVSSSLS; this comes from the coding sequence ATGGGCGACGATGCCGTGGCGCGCGACAGCGGCATCCGTTCTGCCGATCGTGTGCTGCGCATCCTCGACGAGATCGCCGCCGCCCCGCACGGCCTCACCGCCGCCGACGTCGCCCACCGCCTCGACCTGTCGACCGCGACCGCGTACCGGCTGCTCGGCACCCTCGTCGCCCGCGACTACCTCGCCCGCAGCGCCGACGCGCGCTACGTGCTCGGCCGCGCCGTCGACGGACTCGGCCGCGCCGTCCGCTCGCAGCTCGTCGCGACGCCCGAGGTGCGGACGCTCCTGTCGCAGCTGCGCGACACGGCGCGCGCCTCCGCGTACCTCACGGTGTTCCGCGGCGACGACATCGCCGTCGCCCACGCCGCCGACTCGCCGGCCTTCCCCCGCATCGGCCAGCTGCACGTGGGTTTCGCGGAGGCCGCGCACGCGACCGCGTTCGGCAAGCTCATGCTCGCCGCCCGTGACGACGACGGCGTGCGCCGCTACCTGGAGCGCAGCGGCGCCGCCGCCCTCACGCGGCACTCGATCACCGACGAGCGGATGCTGCTCGCCCAGCTCGACGAGGTGCGCGCCCTGCAGATCGCGATCGAGGTGGACGAGTACATGCCGCACCTCGCCTGCATCGCTGCGCCCGTCCGCGCCCGCAGCGGTCGCACCGTCGGCGCGGTGTCGGTCTCGACCAGCAGTGACGACTTCCGCTCGCGCGCGCACGATCTGGAGCGGACCGTGCGCCGCGCCGCCTGGCACGTGTCGAGCAGCCTCTCCTGA
- a CDS encoding DJ-1/PfpI family protein, with product MADRILIITGDAAETLEVFYPYHRLQEAGYEVHIGAPEKRALQFVVHDFVDGFDTYTEKPGHRWNADVALADVDPADYVAIVVPGGRAPEYLRNNADAQRIVRHFFDRQAPVAATCHGPLLLAASGVLAGRTSSAYPELAIDVTTAGGVFEDGGGVVDGNLVTARAWPDNGTWMKAFLEVLEGAKVSA from the coding sequence ATGGCCGACAGAATCCTCATCATCACCGGCGACGCCGCCGAGACGCTCGAAGTCTTCTACCCCTATCACCGGCTGCAGGAGGCTGGCTACGAGGTGCACATCGGCGCTCCCGAGAAGCGCGCGCTGCAGTTCGTCGTGCACGACTTCGTCGACGGCTTCGACACGTACACCGAGAAGCCCGGGCACCGCTGGAACGCGGATGTCGCGCTCGCCGACGTCGACCCGGCGGACTACGTCGCGATCGTCGTGCCGGGCGGACGCGCCCCGGAGTACCTCCGCAACAACGCCGACGCGCAGCGCATCGTGCGGCACTTCTTCGACCGGCAGGCGCCGGTCGCCGCGACCTGTCACGGCCCGCTGCTGCTCGCGGCGTCGGGGGTGCTCGCCGGGCGCACGTCGTCGGCGTACCCCGAGCTGGCGATCGACGTCACGACCGCCGGCGGGGTCTTCGAGGACGGCGGCGGCGTCGTCGACGGCAACCTCGTCACGGCGCGGGCGTGGCCCGACAACGGCACGTGGATGAAGGCGTTCCTCGAGGTGCTGGAGGGTGCGAAAGTCTCCGCCTGA
- a CDS encoding HesB/IscA family protein, producing the protein MLTLTENATTAVKDLAANLPADTGGLRISEAADPQAGYALSLADGPERGDTVVENDGARVYVDPAATVQLDDRVLDARVDENGGVGFALAQRR; encoded by the coding sequence ATGCTCACACTCACCGAGAACGCCACCACCGCGGTCAAGGACCTCGCCGCGAACCTCCCCGCCGACACCGGGGGCCTGCGCATCAGCGAGGCAGCCGACCCCCAGGCCGGCTATGCGCTGAGCCTCGCCGACGGACCCGAGCGCGGCGACACCGTCGTCGAGAACGACGGCGCCCGCGTCTACGTCGACCCCGCCGCCACCGTCCAGCTCGACGACCGCGTGCTCGACGCCCGCGTCGACGAGAACGGCGGCGTCGGCTTCGCCCTCGCACAGCGACGCTGA
- the poxB gene encoding ubiquinone-dependent pyruvate dehydrogenase, with the protein MANVADFFIDTLKRAGIDRIWGLAGDSLNALTDALRRDGRIEWLHMRHEEAAAFAAGADAELTGDLAVVAGSCGPGNLHFINGLFDANRNRVPVLAIASHIPSAEIGSNYFQETHPQELFRECSVYCELISDPSQLPWVLEFALRAAVEKRGVAVVVVPGDVFFKEAPARRPSAPIRQTVSHVLPGEGELRAAADVLNGAKKVTILAGSGVAGAHDEVIALAEALQAPIVHALRGKEHIEKDNPYDVGMTGLLGFASGYRAMEQADALLMLGTDFPYRQFYPEKAKIVQVDIRGEQLGRRTPIDVGLVGGVKETAVALRPLISGDRSSKHLDDSVKHYRKTRKQLDDLAVDDGKEPIHPQYVARLLDELAASDAVFTADVGSPVIWASRYLSMHGDRRLLGSFAHGSMANAMPQALGAQAADRSRQVIALAGDGGLAMLMGDLLSIKQNKLPIKIVVFNNSSLNFVELEMKAAGIVNFATDLENPNFAAVAESLGITGIRVEKGADLRGAVETMVASDGPVLLDVVTAREELSMPPAITIAQAKGFTVWALRTVLSGRGDELLDLADTNLWRRMFD; encoded by the coding sequence ATGGCGAACGTTGCGGATTTCTTCATCGACACTCTCAAGCGGGCTGGAATCGATCGGATCTGGGGGCTGGCGGGCGATTCGCTCAACGCCCTCACCGACGCGCTGCGCCGCGACGGCCGCATCGAGTGGCTGCACATGCGCCATGAGGAGGCCGCCGCGTTCGCCGCCGGAGCCGACGCCGAGCTGACCGGCGACCTGGCCGTCGTGGCCGGGTCGTGCGGACCGGGCAACCTGCACTTCATCAACGGGCTGTTCGACGCGAACCGCAACCGGGTGCCGGTGCTGGCGATCGCCTCGCACATCCCGTCGGCGGAGATCGGCAGCAACTACTTCCAGGAGACGCACCCGCAGGAGCTGTTCCGGGAGTGCAGCGTGTACTGCGAGCTGATCAGCGACCCGTCGCAGCTGCCGTGGGTGCTGGAGTTCGCCCTCCGTGCCGCGGTGGAAAAGCGTGGAGTGGCCGTCGTGGTGGTCCCCGGTGACGTGTTCTTCAAGGAGGCTCCGGCGCGTCGGCCCTCCGCTCCGATCCGCCAGACGGTCAGCCACGTGCTGCCGGGGGAGGGCGAGCTGCGGGCGGCGGCCGATGTGCTCAACGGCGCGAAGAAGGTCACGATCCTCGCCGGATCCGGTGTCGCGGGGGCGCACGACGAGGTCATCGCGCTCGCCGAGGCGCTGCAGGCGCCGATCGTGCACGCGCTGCGCGGCAAGGAGCACATCGAGAAGGACAACCCGTACGACGTCGGCATGACGGGGCTGCTCGGGTTCGCGTCGGGGTATCGCGCGATGGAGCAGGCCGACGCCCTGCTGATGCTCGGCACCGACTTCCCGTACCGGCAGTTCTACCCGGAGAAGGCGAAGATCGTTCAGGTCGACATCCGCGGCGAGCAGCTCGGTCGCCGCACCCCGATCGACGTCGGACTGGTCGGCGGGGTGAAGGAGACCGCCGTGGCGCTGCGTCCGCTGATCTCCGGCGATCGGTCCTCGAAGCATCTCGATGACAGCGTCAAGCACTACCGGAAGACGCGCAAGCAGCTGGATGACTTGGCCGTCGACGACGGCAAGGAGCCGATCCACCCGCAGTACGTCGCGCGCCTTCTCGATGAGCTGGCGGCGTCGGATGCCGTGTTCACGGCCGATGTCGGCAGCCCGGTGATCTGGGCGTCGCGCTACCTGTCGATGCACGGGGACCGGCGCCTGCTCGGCTCGTTCGCGCACGGATCGATGGCGAACGCCATGCCGCAGGCGCTCGGGGCGCAGGCGGCGGACCGGTCGCGTCAGGTGATCGCGCTCGCCGGCGACGGGGGACTCGCGATGCTGATGGGCGACCTTCTGTCGATCAAGCAGAACAAGCTGCCGATCAAGATCGTCGTGTTCAACAACTCGTCGCTGAACTTCGTCGAGCTGGAGATGAAGGCCGCCGGGATCGTGAACTTCGCGACGGACCTGGAGAACCCGAACTTCGCCGCCGTCGCCGAGTCGCTCGGCATCACCGGCATCCGGGTGGAGAAGGGCGCCGATCTACGCGGGGCCGTCGAGACGATGGTCGCGTCGGACGGCCCGGTGCTGCTGGACGTGGTTACCGCGCGCGAGGAGCTGTCGATGCCCCCGGCGATCACGATCGCGCAGGCGAAGGGCTTCACGGTGTGGGCGCTGCGCACCGTGTTGTCCGGTCGCGGCGACGAGCTGCTGGATCTCGCCGACACCAATCTGTGGCGACGGATGTTCGACTGA
- a CDS encoding IS1634 family transposase, with protein MGWFVRKVRTASGATAVQIASKTRGVRTIVEHLGSAHDDEQLAVLVAIARERIAELAGHVPFDLDGLGATPPATTAPTVTGSRSRLLWDVLEDAYARLGFDAVGNDTFKKLVLARVVEPTSKADTLRVWDELGVPGAPSLSTVWRTLARSVEQDWRSKIAAAAYAHATRSGPLTVVLYDVTTLYFEAEREDKLRKVGMSKERRVDPQILVGLLVDQGGFPLEVHEFAGNRGETLTLLPVLDQFRERHSATEVVVVADAGMLSAANLNRLEDAGFGFIVGSRTSSAPYDLAEHYATVGNIVTDGETVETTRTMGAGVNARERRVVWQYSHKRKIRDNITLNKQIERAEQIAAGTRPAKKDRFVTLGTKPGVNWARVEKAREYIGLKGYVTNLSTATASAAEIVAAYHDLFQVEATFRMAKTDLRARPMFASTADSIHAHLTVVFCALAISRHLYKTTGVTVRRIVRALRPLRDVTITIDGHELTATTPPTGEAADIIAALRPGVGH; from the coding sequence GTGGGGTGGTTCGTGCGGAAGGTGCGCACCGCGTCGGGTGCGACGGCGGTGCAGATCGCGTCGAAGACCCGTGGTGTGCGGACGATCGTGGAGCACCTCGGCTCCGCGCACGACGATGAGCAGCTCGCGGTGCTGGTCGCGATCGCGCGGGAGCGGATCGCGGAGCTGGCCGGGCATGTCCCGTTCGATCTGGACGGGCTGGGCGCGACGCCGCCGGCCACGACCGCGCCGACGGTGACCGGGTCGAGGTCCAGGTTGTTGTGGGATGTCCTCGAGGACGCCTACGCCCGTCTCGGGTTCGACGCGGTCGGCAACGACACATTCAAGAAGCTGGTCCTGGCCCGCGTCGTCGAGCCGACCAGCAAGGCGGACACGCTGCGGGTGTGGGACGAGCTCGGTGTCCCGGGTGCGCCGTCGCTGTCGACCGTGTGGCGGACCCTCGCCCGCAGCGTTGAGCAGGACTGGCGGTCGAAGATCGCCGCCGCAGCCTACGCGCATGCGACCCGATCTGGCCCGCTCACCGTCGTGCTCTACGACGTCACCACCCTCTACTTCGAGGCGGAGCGTGAAGACAAGCTCCGCAAGGTCGGGATGAGCAAAGAGCGCCGCGTCGACCCGCAGATCCTCGTCGGCCTCCTCGTGGACCAGGGCGGGTTCCCCCTCGAAGTCCACGAGTTCGCGGGCAACAGGGGCGAGACTCTCACCCTGCTGCCCGTCCTCGACCAGTTCCGCGAACGTCACTCCGCGACCGAGGTCGTGGTCGTCGCGGACGCCGGCATGCTGTCCGCAGCGAACCTGAACCGGCTGGAGGACGCCGGGTTCGGTTTCATCGTCGGCTCCCGCACCTCCTCCGCGCCATACGATCTCGCCGAGCACTACGCGACCGTCGGGAACATCGTCACCGATGGGGAGACGGTCGAGACCACCCGAACCATGGGTGCGGGTGTGAACGCGCGGGAGCGGCGAGTGGTGTGGCAGTACTCCCACAAGCGGAAGATCCGCGACAACATCACGTTGAACAAGCAGATCGAACGCGCCGAGCAGATCGCTGCCGGCACCCGCCCGGCGAAGAAGGACCGGTTCGTCACCCTCGGCACCAAGCCCGGCGTGAACTGGGCAAGAGTCGAGAAGGCCCGCGAATACATCGGCCTCAAGGGGTACGTCACCAACCTCAGCACCGCGACGGCTTCCGCTGCAGAGATCGTGGCGGCCTACCATGACCTGTTCCAGGTCGAGGCGACGTTCCGGATGGCAAAGACCGACCTGCGGGCGAGGCCGATGTTCGCGTCGACCGCGGACTCGATCCACGCGCACCTCACCGTCGTGTTCTGCGCTCTCGCGATCAGCCGGCACCTCTACAAGACCACCGGCGTGACGGTCCGCCGTATCGTCCGCGCGCTGCGCCCGCTGCGTGACGTCACGATCACCATCGACGGACACGAACTCACCGCGACCACCCCGCCAACGGGGGAAGCCGCCGACATCATCGCCGCACTCCGGCCGGGCGTGGGGCACTAA
- a CDS encoding N-6 DNA methylase, translated as MSTALLHPLRSGLTRSGMPSGGSSVSTRSVGAAIQSLLDERPEKTRHNWLRAVARLVVDSRPDLGRQLAEHLGADPLDIGSPLQGMSIGEIGVVYEALVALSDHHDRRQQGQYFTPDDVASYMARQAMRFDQGHWLDPCCGVGNLSWHLADSMSDPAEFVAMRLTLVDLDPIALRTAVVLLVASFAADHDDECLPKLAARCQTRDFLDAAALPAHDYVMVNPPYGAAAPITRFKTRATREMYAYFLERISAESRGFVAVTPASHLSAAKYAPLRELLEARSGGDVLVFDNVPDTCFRGYKYGSTNTSRTNFVRAAITVSAPSDVGWRLTPILRWASRSRSRMWADARNYLVDLRKGPSGEWAKVMPGTEAVWDALGTSSRTLGDLVCRAQTSFALHVASTPRYYISASKRDLDRGSKHVLYFRSKADMERAYVLLNSSLPYWWWRCLDGGITLPIRILSSLPLPAGLKATRSVVAALEASESNDLVTKLNAGRQNENVRRPRQLVDMIDKELLSGITFSFSDVYASDMFEEVRR; from the coding sequence ATGAGCACCGCGCTGCTGCACCCGCTCCGGTCGGGTCTCACTCGATCAGGCATGCCGTCTGGTGGGTCTTCGGTCTCGACGCGCAGTGTGGGTGCCGCGATCCAGTCCCTGCTCGATGAACGGCCCGAAAAGACACGACACAACTGGTTGCGTGCAGTCGCGCGACTAGTGGTCGACAGCCGCCCAGATCTGGGCCGGCAGCTGGCCGAGCATCTCGGCGCAGACCCACTCGATATAGGGAGCCCGCTTCAGGGAATGAGCATCGGCGAGATTGGAGTCGTTTACGAGGCGCTGGTGGCGCTCTCGGACCACCACGATCGCCGACAGCAGGGGCAGTATTTCACCCCCGACGACGTGGCTTCGTATATGGCACGCCAGGCCATGCGATTCGACCAAGGACATTGGCTAGATCCGTGCTGCGGCGTGGGAAACCTGTCGTGGCACCTCGCCGATTCAATGTCAGACCCTGCAGAGTTCGTCGCCATGCGCCTAACGCTTGTCGACCTGGACCCGATCGCTCTGCGCACTGCCGTGGTTCTTCTAGTGGCTAGCTTCGCAGCGGATCACGATGACGAGTGTCTCCCAAAGCTTGCCGCGCGCTGCCAGACACGCGACTTTCTGGACGCAGCGGCATTGCCGGCGCACGACTACGTAATGGTCAACCCACCTTACGGGGCCGCTGCACCCATTACGCGATTTAAAACCCGCGCTACGCGCGAGATGTACGCCTACTTCCTCGAACGCATCTCGGCAGAGTCCAGGGGCTTCGTTGCGGTAACGCCCGCATCGCACTTGAGCGCAGCAAAGTACGCTCCGTTGCGCGAGCTTCTCGAAGCACGTTCAGGTGGAGATGTGCTTGTCTTCGACAACGTCCCCGACACCTGCTTCCGCGGTTACAAATACGGGTCAACGAACACGTCTAGGACCAACTTCGTACGCGCCGCGATCACGGTGTCCGCCCCCTCCGATGTCGGCTGGCGCCTCACTCCGATTCTTCGATGGGCGTCGCGCTCAAGGAGCCGCATGTGGGCAGACGCGCGGAATTACCTCGTCGATCTGCGAAAGGGACCAAGCGGCGAGTGGGCAAAGGTTATGCCGGGGACCGAAGCCGTATGGGATGCTCTCGGCACGAGTTCACGGACCCTCGGAGATCTCGTGTGCCGTGCCCAGACATCGTTCGCGCTTCATGTCGCGTCGACTCCTAGGTACTACATCTCCGCTTCAAAACGAGATCTCGATCGTGGCTCCAAGCACGTCCTGTACTTCCGAAGCAAGGCCGACATGGAGCGAGCGTACGTTCTGTTGAACAGTTCTCTCCCTTACTGGTGGTGGCGTTGCCTCGACGGCGGGATAACGCTTCCGATCCGAATTCTCTCGTCGCTTCCCCTTCCCGCGGGACTCAAAGCCACCCGATCGGTGGTAGCCGCGCTCGAGGCATCCGAATCGAACGATCTTGTCACGAAGCTCAACGCTGGACGACAGAACGAGAACGTGCGCCGTCCACGCCAGCTGGTCGACATGATTGATAAGGAACTCTTGAGCGGCATCACATTCAGCTTCTCTGACGTCTATGCGTCTGACATGTTCGAGGAGGTGCGTCGCTAG
- a CDS encoding ADP-ribosylglycohydrolase family protein, translating into MHLSAQQLDRAVGAVLASAAGDALGSQYEFGPALSDSLTPQFGIGCFGHALGEWTDDTSMAMPILRVLARGGTIEDRGSIVEIVAAWKDWSRTAKDVGTQTRAVLSRLDEGADEDAARSAAESAHDRAGRSGGNGSLMRTGPVALGYLDRSPEEVAAAAGRIAQLTHWEVDNVDACALWCLAIRHAILTGKYDVRAQLRWLPAERRDRWERLIDEATADGVHPRDFQSGNGWVVRAFQAALAAIAGATSLRDALERAVRGGGDTDTVAAIAGSLAGAVWGGSALPLSFKRRLHGWPGFDANELTRLACLAARHGRPDREGWPAADRATVYAHSDYLYQHPHDDGAWIGSLAALDRLPAEIDAVVSLCRVGRAQVPARCESVQVWLVDQEGRNDNLDLVLTEASDVVAALRAEGKRVFLHCAEGRSRTAAVSALYGARHRGVPLDQAWRDVRDTLPAFAPEPFLRSAVERLARRAAAVDAG; encoded by the coding sequence ATGCACCTCTCCGCACAGCAACTCGATCGCGCCGTCGGCGCCGTCCTCGCTTCCGCCGCCGGCGATGCCCTCGGCTCACAGTACGAGTTCGGGCCGGCGCTGTCTGACAGTCTCACGCCGCAGTTCGGCATCGGATGCTTCGGTCACGCCCTCGGCGAATGGACCGATGACACCAGCATGGCGATGCCGATCCTCCGCGTGCTCGCGCGAGGTGGCACTATCGAAGACCGCGGGTCGATCGTCGAGATCGTCGCCGCTTGGAAGGATTGGTCGCGCACGGCGAAGGACGTCGGCACGCAGACGCGCGCCGTACTCAGTCGGCTCGACGAGGGGGCAGATGAGGATGCCGCGCGTTCCGCCGCCGAGTCGGCGCATGACCGGGCGGGCCGCAGCGGTGGCAACGGGTCGCTCATGCGCACCGGTCCGGTGGCCCTCGGCTACCTCGACCGCTCGCCGGAGGAAGTCGCGGCGGCCGCAGGCAGGATCGCGCAGCTGACCCATTGGGAGGTCGACAACGTCGACGCGTGCGCGCTCTGGTGTCTGGCGATCCGACATGCGATCCTCACTGGCAAGTACGACGTGCGCGCCCAGCTGCGGTGGTTGCCCGCGGAACGCCGCGACCGCTGGGAGCGCCTCATCGACGAAGCGACCGCAGACGGCGTACACCCGCGCGACTTCCAGTCGGGCAACGGGTGGGTCGTTCGGGCGTTTCAGGCAGCCCTCGCGGCGATTGCAGGCGCCACGTCGCTGCGTGATGCACTCGAGCGCGCGGTCCGCGGTGGTGGCGACACCGACACGGTCGCGGCGATCGCGGGGTCGCTCGCCGGCGCGGTGTGGGGCGGTTCTGCCTTGCCGCTGTCATTCAAGCGTCGCCTGCACGGGTGGCCCGGGTTCGACGCGAACGAGTTGACGCGACTCGCCTGCCTCGCCGCTCGGCACGGACGGCCCGACCGCGAGGGCTGGCCGGCGGCCGATCGGGCGACGGTGTACGCCCACAGCGACTACCTGTATCAGCATCCGCACGACGACGGTGCCTGGATCGGATCGCTCGCCGCGCTCGATCGCCTGCCCGCCGAGATCGACGCTGTCGTTTCGCTGTGCCGGGTCGGACGCGCTCAGGTCCCCGCGAGGTGCGAGAGCGTACAGGTGTGGCTGGTCGACCAGGAGGGGCGGAACGACAATCTCGATCTCGTGCTGACGGAGGCATCCGATGTCGTCGCCGCGCTTCGCGCCGAGGGCAAGCGCGTGTTCCTCCACTGCGCCGAGGGGCGCAGCCGAACGGCCGCGGTGTCCGCGCTGTACGGCGCACGGCATCGCGGCGTACCACTGGATCAGGCGTGGAGGGATGTGCGCGACACGCTGCCCGCGTTCGCGCCGGAGCCGTTCCTCCGTAGCGCGGTCGAGCGTCTGGCGCGTCGTGCAGCGGCGGTCGACGCTGGATGA
- a CDS encoding NUDIX hydrolase, which produces MRPDSTGRRLEDYPRPSVAVDTAVLTVVEGGLAAVLVRAQGDRAEWRLPGTFLHEGERLRDAVMRSLRAKAGISGLRPRQLHVFDSPARDDRGWVLSVAHVDVVRVERLPASENLRLTPISRLPALKYDHREIVGFAVDAVRADYLTAPDPADLLESPFTIRQLRLLHEAVLGESLVPDTFRRAMLPHLRATGRVRAEGRGRPAELFERG; this is translated from the coding sequence ATGCGGCCCGACAGCACTGGCAGGCGACTCGAAGATTACCCGCGCCCGTCCGTCGCGGTCGACACCGCGGTTCTGACCGTCGTCGAGGGAGGGCTCGCCGCTGTCCTCGTTCGCGCGCAGGGCGATCGAGCCGAGTGGCGATTGCCGGGGACCTTTCTGCATGAGGGGGAGCGGCTGCGGGATGCGGTCATGCGCTCGTTGCGCGCCAAGGCCGGCATCAGTGGGCTGCGGCCCCGCCAGCTGCACGTGTTCGACTCGCCTGCGCGCGATGATCGCGGATGGGTGCTCTCTGTCGCGCACGTCGACGTCGTCCGGGTGGAGCGGCTCCCGGCATCCGAGAATCTGCGGTTGACGCCGATCAGCCGATTGCCCGCGCTGAAGTACGACCATCGCGAGATCGTCGGGTTCGCCGTGGATGCCGTGCGCGCCGATTACCTCACTGCGCCGGACCCCGCGGATCTGCTGGAGTCGCCCTTCACGATCCGCCAGCTCCGGCTCCTTCACGAGGCCGTGCTGGGGGAGTCGCTCGTGCCTGACACGTTCCGACGCGCGATGCTGCCGCACTTGCGCGCCACCGGCCGCGTGCGCGCGGAGGGCAGGGGGAGGCCGGCGGAGCTGTTCGAGCGGGGATGA
- a CDS encoding NYN domain-containing protein has product MTQPADLLAVLIDADNVSASKIDAVLSEVARFGTASVKRIYGDWTNTQLSTWKQAASEHVIQPVQQFANTVGKNATDSALIIDAMDLLYTRRFSGFCIVSSDSDFTRLATRIREEGVTVHGFGERKTPAAFRNACDTFTYLDVLQEPQAEPTVAAPARKPTPELRQDTKLVSGLRTCITTASGEDGWANLAVVGSLMRKQQPDFDSRNWGYAKLSDLVKAIGLFVIEPRPGGGMQIRNKAK; this is encoded by the coding sequence ATGACCCAACCCGCTGACCTGCTTGCGGTTCTGATCGACGCCGACAACGTCTCGGCGTCCAAGATCGACGCGGTGCTCTCGGAGGTCGCCCGCTTCGGCACGGCATCGGTCAAGCGCATCTACGGCGATTGGACGAACACGCAGCTGAGCACGTGGAAGCAAGCGGCCAGCGAGCATGTCATCCAGCCAGTGCAGCAGTTCGCGAACACCGTCGGCAAGAATGCGACGGACAGCGCGCTGATCATCGACGCGATGGATCTGCTCTACACGCGTAGGTTCAGCGGATTCTGCATCGTCTCGTCCGACAGCGACTTCACCCGGCTCGCGACGCGCATCCGCGAGGAGGGCGTCACGGTGCACGGGTTCGGAGAGCGCAAGACGCCGGCGGCGTTTCGCAACGCGTGCGATACGTTCACGTATCTCGACGTTCTGCAGGAGCCTCAGGCCGAGCCGACCGTGGCGGCTCCGGCGCGCAAGCCAACGCCGGAACTCCGTCAAGACACCAAGCTCGTGTCAGGCCTGCGCACATGCATCACAACAGCATCCGGCGAGGACGGCTGGGCGAACCTGGCAGTTGTCGGCTCTCTCATGCGTAAGCAGCAGCCCGACTTCGATTCCCGCAACTGGGGCTACGCCAAGCTCTCCGACCTCGTGAAGGCGATCGGGCTGTTCGTCATAGAGCCCCGTCCGGGCGGCGGCATGCAGATTCGGAACAAGGCGAAGTAG